tatcaatacaaattaaataaatataaaacaaaggGTTATACATATTATAAAAGGCCTGTAtatgaaaatgtattcataaTAAATGGAtaataactatatatatatatacatatatatataaatagttaGTAAATTGATGAAGTGAATGGAAAGTGTGTGTGGTGACATCACGGCCTCACGCCAGATGACGGCGAGACGCCGCACTGAAAAGGTAATATGACGCTATTGTAGCGGTATCGTATCGCTCCTGATAAATGATGCATTTCTCCTTTCTTTTGCAACGTCGACGTTTGCACAGAAGAGACGTACAAAGAGCGTGTGTCCTCACCACCAGGGGCAGCGTgcagatgatgaagatgatggtCATGAAGACCAGCAGGATGAGATGCTCCACCTCCTCCGCCAACGACATGGGCCCGCGCTCGCCGCTTGGCCGCACGTTGGCCACGACGGAGCCTCGGCTGATCCTGCGGCGCTGGTACATGCGCAGCAGCTGGTACACCACGAAGGCGTTGCACGCCGCGATGGCGagcaccagcagcagcatcacGCTGGCGTACAGGTTGGCGTAGACCCTGTCCTTTGTCCTCTCCGGGTTCATGTCGATGAAGCACCACGTGCCGGGGCAGTACTGCACGTATTTACCAAAGCCCACGAAAGGGAAGAGGCAGAACGCAACGCAGAGCAAAAAGACGGCAGGGATGGTCACGTAGGCGCACTTCCTGGTGACGTGGCGGGTGTACAGGTAGGGGTAGCCGATAGCCAAGCACCTTTCCAGAGCTGTGGCGAAGAGCAGCGACATGGTGGCCAAGCTGAAGAAGGTCATGCTGAACCCGAAGTAGGAGCACACGGCGTGAGTGTTGGGCGACATCCCCTCCAGGGTGACGTTGTTGGAGTACGACACCTGCACCAGCGGGCTGATCAGGCACGTCCCGCCCAAGTCCGTCACCACCAGAGACGTGATGAGGACTTGGAACAGCGAGCGTCCGCGACCGTCCGTCGCCTTCGAGTCGCGCCGCCGCCGGATCTCCAGGATGGCCAGGGCGGCCACGTTGCCCAGGATGCCGGCGGCGAACATGATGGCGCTGATGGCGGGGCTGCCCCTGGAGTCCATGTGGTGCTTGCTGTGGCACGGGTCCGGGGGCTCCATCGCGCGGGAAAACCGTGCCGAGctcgtccaaaaaaaaaaaaatgcttccaCTGTTCCAAGATGGCATCAGAAAGATGGCAGGAAGCCGGCAACCATCCTGTTTGAACACAAAAGAGAAGATCCACacctgatactgatactgatactgatactgttGGAATGTTACAACTTGCACTCACCACTAACTTAAATGACCACGATACCGTGCAGCATTACAGATACCCGTCTGGCATGCACGCACTTTCACGCCTTACGATTATTATCCACGCAAACATGCGCACGCAGCTAAGCCGGCTGTAGTGCAATTGCTCCTCCACAGTAACATTCAAGGCGCAAAGCCGAATGTAATGTGATTGCTCCTGCATGGTAGCATTTTTGGTGCAAAGCCGACTctaatgcaatcgctcctctaCGGTAACATTCAAGGCGCAAAGCCAACTGTAATGCGATTGGTCCTCCATGGTTTAATTTAGGGCACAGAGCCAGCTGTAGTGCAGTTGCTCCTCCATGTTCATCTATTCGAGGCGCAAAGCCGACTgtaatgcgattgctcctctaCGGTAGCATTTCGGGTTCAAAGCCAACTGTACTGCGACCGCTCCTTCATGGTAACGTTCAAGGCTCAAAGCCGGCTGTAGTGCAGTCACTCCTCCATGCTAACAATTGGGATGCAAAGCCAGCTgtaatgcgattgctcctccaTGATGATATTTAATGCGACTGTAGAGCAATTGCTCCTTTACGGTAGCATTTTGGCTGGAAAGCCGCCTGTATTGGGATTCCACCTCTAGGGTTACATTCAAGGCATAAAGCCAAATGTAATCCGATTGCTCCACTACATTAACATTTTGGGTGTAAAGCCGGCTGTAGTGCAATGACTCCATGGTAAAATTTGGAATGCAAAGTCAACTGTAGTGCAATCGCTCCTCTAGGGTGGCATTTGAGGCGCAAAGCCAACTGTGGTGTGATTGCTCCTCCATGGTAACATTCAAGGTGCAAAGCTGGCTgtaatgcgattgctcctctaCATTAGCATTTTGGGTGCAAAGCCAACTGTAATGCACTCGGTCCTCCATGGTAACATTGGAGGCGCAAAGCCGACTACTGTGATCGCTCCTCCATGGTAACAATCAAGGCACAAATCCAGTAGTAGTGTGATCGCTCCTCCACGGTAACATTTGGGGCACAAAGCCGGCTGTAGTGCGATCGCTCCTCCACGGCAACATTTGGCATGCAAAGCCAACTGCAGTGCAATTGCTCCTCTGCGGTAagtgtgcagttttttttccacgttAACATTTGGAATGCAGAGTCAACTGTaatgcaattgctcctccaCGGCAACATTTGGGACGCAGAGCAAGCTGTAGTGCGAGCGCTCCTCCACAGTAACATTCAAGACAAAGTCAGATGCATTGCGATTGCTCCACCATGGCAGCCATTCAGGGTGCAGAGCTGACTGTATGTGGGGGCGCAGAGGTGGCTgcaatgcgatcgctcctccacAGTAACGCTACACAAACTTTCGCAATAGTAAGACTGGACGCTGCTTGTAGTCATGAAGGAAGCAAAGAGCAGCCACAAAGGAAACAAGTCGAACTACGCAAGAAAGCACATTTGGAGGGGGTGGCGCAGGTTCTGTTGGACTTGGGAGGGGTGGCTGTACCCCCATGTTGTGCGCATGCATGGGTGCAGGTTTGTGCCCCTCTTGCCCCCAAAGCTGTAAAGCTATGGGAAGCGCTGGTGTGAAAGATAAATAAACGGtacttactgtgtgtgtgtgtcgtcatcctccatgaagCAGGAAGTACGTTACTTCTTCAAACTCACTAACTAACCCCCCCGCCTCCCCGGGGAATATTTTATACTTGACATGCAACATTATGAAGGGGGAGGAGGTGaacattgaaaagagaaaacgTTGAAAGACTGAACGTTTGAATAAggtaagtttaaaaaatgtaacatggCACACGTGTACATTTTCCAGTATCACTAAAAACATAGAtgtggtatacagtatatgatattgTACTTGTACTTATAGAATGTATCTATtcacactgtacatataaatgattACACCCAAACCTcaatgaagtgaagccattattcattcactgctCAGTCCCACACTGCTGGTGGTCGTCTACATCTGGAGACACAGCTGctctggggtagtctgacggaaacgtggctgccaatttgcgcctTCAGCCTTTCTGAGGacagcttttgttttgtttgttataatattacaacttttttttcctttaatatttcaactttgtgctactaaaataacgttatttttcctgataatattacaagtttattattttaaaattaagacttttttcttcatattttgacttcattctgaaaaaattgcagctgttttttttcccatttccgcCGTTTTCTTATTTATTCCAACTACAACTTTCATGTTAATTTTCTTAACaaataacattatgacttcataataatttgactttattctcgtaacattataacattttcctcaACCTCATTTCCCATAACATTTCGGCTTAAAAACAAcccacacattttttctttaatatttacgttttatgctactgaaatttaataaatattttcatCATAGTAAgagtttattctagtaaaatcgggacttttttctcattacaatacaaatatttttattttatagtttttttttccattgctgtttttccaactatttcatctttcttcttgtaatattttgacttcttccCACAACctcatttcccaaaaatgacaactttattttgtttgtttctcataacatttcaactttaaaaacatattttttctttaacatttcaactccatgctactaaaatgacattatttttcctcatattatgacaactttattctcgtaaaattgtgacttttttcttaatatttggactttattctcataaaattacaactgtttttctcccatttctgctgtttacgTTCTTCATGTtaattttcttgtcataatattaaacgtttattctcctaacattatcACTTTTACCCCAACCTcgctttccaaaaattacaactttgcttTTGGTTTTCATAGCATTTACacgtttttgacttttttgtctttttagaatgcgacttttttctcctaatacagtattttgacttgattcttgtaaaattcctgtttttgttttgttttagtttccTTTTGGAATGATAGTTTTAGAATGCACCACGggccaagagaaaaaaaaaaagctgaattgGGGGTTTTTGCGCctgcttacaaaaaaaaagaagaaataatgcTTCCATCTTGGACTAAGTGGTCATTCTCCCCGTCTTTTAGGTCCAAACGTGTACTAGAAGTACTTGTAGTACTTGTACTTTCATGAAGTACGCGAGTGTGCTGCGGAATTGAAATGCGGAACGTATCGCACGTGGACAGCTTTCTAAGCTTTCCTCACAACAGGAAGTTGTGTGCATGTGgagtattttgttgttttttttaaccaacacAGGAAAAAAGAATGCCCAATCActaacacgcacgcacacgcacgcacacacacacacacatgcgggaTGTGAAAATAGAGAATAAGAATAAAGAGGTTGTTACCGGCGGTAAAAGTCGCTTGCGCTCGTCATGCTGGACGGAGAAGAACGACGTCCTCAACTGGATTTGGAGATGACAAAGCTTCACCGCATCATCCCAAGACATGAGAGGACTTGACTGGACCCGGACGACCGGGGAGGGAGGGGCGGTGACGTCATGCCAGTAAGCCGCGCCCACCCCTCTTTGGAGCGATCACACTGATGCCATATTGGCAAATGAATATACAGTCAATCATAAGTAGTTTCCTTTTTGTTacttaaatgtatattattatctactatatttatttatacaaatgattttatttgaatTGTTGGTATTAATGATTTAAGTATGATCAAGAatgaatgaaattattttttatatatataatatacacagaGTGTCCTTTAAGTGtggacataaaataaaaacccaTTTTACAAAGCTTGCATTTGCTAtaaatattagatttttttttaaactaaattaaTACTTTCTCATATATTTTCATGCATATTGTAATGCATagcatttatgtatttttttaaaaatcaaatgattttttattcattgaattattgtgattttttgtgttttttatgcattatttatttttttttatttatgacacAGCGTGTCCTTTAAGTgttcaaaaattatttattttgattttttttttgtatttttatacatgatttattttgaatattaagtgttaaattaaatattaagcATCCATTAAATGCGagcttttaataataataataatatacgcACGTGTCCTTTAAATCTCTGCACaggcacaaaaaaacatttagaaaggTTTAATTGTctataaatattttctttttttaaaaatgatttttcatatatttcaggttgtattttttataatgtctttatttcatgtttaaaatgatttcatttcgggtgatattaattatttaatgtattatttatttgtattattaagtaTGAAATAAAATTGGACTTTTTTGTATAATATATAAACGTATAAAATGTGGGTACAGGTGAAAATGCACATGTTATTATACAaccatttttaaaagaaaacattttagaagCGTTCATttgatataaataatataaagaaTATTTTCTTAATGaaaggcacattttaaaaaatatttttaaatgtatattatcgtatattataaatgtattactttttttaggATATTATtgaatttttaataatttcataTATTATACGCCAATTTGTTTTAAACATATTGAACatgcttgtttatttatttatttgaaatactcCTTCATGTACTTTTAGTGTACTTCTAGTGCACGCAGTCATTGTGGTGCACTAGAAGGTGGTGTTTTCAGTGAAATACGTGATATGTGATCTTTGTGACATTTCCAACATATGGGGGTGGACTGTCCTGTGCTCTTTGTGCTCACAATTCCCTTATTGATCGAGGGTTTTAACCGCGAATCCCCTCGTCAGCTCTGCTCGTAAACACATTTGTGCTGAGGGCCTGGCCGGCGCTTAAAGTGCTGACAAATGGCACATTTgtataccacacacacacgcacacacacacacacagagtaatgtcattttaactcGTACTGTACATCTGGCGAACCAAAACGTGCTCCCAAATAGCACAAAAACACGAGTGTCTTATTTCATTAAATGACTGACTCACTGAATAGATTCGGGTAGTCGACTAACTCGAATCAATCCTGGACTTTCACTTTTCTAGCGACTACCCGTGAGTCCCGATTGCAGTGGAGAAACTCTTGAGTTTTGGACGACTCGTTCAATACTCGCACATCTCCAGCAACAATGTCTATCGGCTAGCGAGCCAGTGGGCTAGCATGCTGCTAGCATGCTGCTACATGTACTGAGGTTTGAAAAGGTTCCAGTCCAAGAGGTGTCAGAAAGAGTTACCCAGAAATGACTGAGAAAGAATGCGCATGCGCGCATACACTCATGAAGCTGAATTATTAATGAGGCGATTGATTGTGGCGGTTATATGATAGTAGCAAAAGCAGGCTGGCGGATGCAGTGCCCGTTATTCAGTCATTGCGGTTCAACCATCTGCTGTAAATATATTCACCGGTTGTCGAATATGTTTACATTCTAGTATGAACCACTGACTGTATGAAATATAAACGTCGACATCCCATCCGGCTCGCTAAGAAGCTGTTTCACTGCCATGATTATTTATATCGCTAcctctgctgccacctagtgTTTGTCCGTGTCACTGCAGACGCCAACATTATACCCGTATACAATATTATTAGCCACATTAttcttatgtcttttttttttaaacgtgtgGTTTGTACAAACtatgtcatcattttacaagcaaacacaacacatgcaataatatacaattattattattgttatgatcaTGTCAGGCAATGCCCTGCCTCGGACACTAGGTGGCATAAGTCATTCAGAATTGTAtttttctaaaaacaatattacagcaaattaaaataacacattaataaaaatgataaataccAACAATGCAaactgataataataaaaaaaataaaataactaaagTCATGTAAAGAGACCTGGGGAAAGTCACACCgtttctttttcatttcagaaacaaacaaaacagcaagtaaagttgccatttttggaaaacgaggttgctgaaaaagttgtcatgttacaagaataaagtcaaaatatgacgggaataaagtcataataatacgacAGTAAAATGTccaagaagaagctgaaataggTGGAAAAAttacggaaaaaaaacaacagcagaaatgggaaaaaacagctgtaatttgtacgagaataaagtccaagtactaaaaaaaaatgagactaaacttttaatattatgaggaaaaataatgccattttagtagcatggagttgaaatattaaagaacaaataGGTTGTtctttaaagtcgtaatattatgacaaacaaaacaaaaaagttgtaatttttggaaaatttgtttggggggagggggggggagtcagaatattatgagaataaattagcaattatcacaaaaaaatttgacaagaagaaagttgaaataattgaaaaatggaaaaaaacccaacagcagaaatgaacaaaaacaggtgtaattttccaagaaattACGTGaaattctcttggagatcaatgaAGTATCGATCAATCTGAAGTTAAAATATCGAG
Above is a genomic segment from Dunckerocampus dactyliophorus isolate RoL2022-P2 chromosome 1, RoL_Ddac_1.1, whole genome shotgun sequence containing:
- the ptger2a gene encoding prostaglandin E receptor 2a (subtype EP2) gives rise to the protein MEPPDPCHSKHHMDSRGSPAISAIMFAAGILGNVAALAILEIRRRRDSKATDGRGRSLFQVLITSLVVTDLGGTCLISPLVQVSYSNNVTLEGMSPNTHAVCSYFGFSMTFFSLATMSLLFATALERCLAIGYPYLYTRHVTRKCAYVTIPAVFLLCVAFCLFPFVGFGKYVQYCPGTWCFIDMNPERTKDRVYANLYASVMLLLVLAIAACNAFVVYQLLRMYQRRRISRGSVVANVRPSGERGPMSLAEEVEHLILLVFMTIIFIICTLPLVVRVYINSVEERKESHHLDLIALRFISVNSIIDPWVFILLSPGVVHFCWASVCTTPPRSLKASHFRSTVDKNTRANVELSCREMENAEPRPPRESV